In Cardinium endosymbiont of Dermatophagoides farinae, the sequence TAATGTAAACGCATCAGTTCAATCGCAAAGTGAAAATTTAATTCCTATTACCGCTCTGCACTTAGCTGTGTATAATCTTATGTCTCAAGCTTTTAAATGGGAAAAACATATGAAAATACATGAAATGTTGTTGGACTATTACTCCACACAGGCTGACAGGATTACCTCAAGTCTATTCATAAATAGCAATAATATATTCCATCAACTACTTGACAAAATTGACAAGATTAATCTAGAAAAATTTCAACTGTTATATAATTCAAAAAATCAACACATTAAACAACTACTAAATCTAAGAAATAGCCAAGGACTTACCCCTCGTGGTCTTGCAATAAAAGGATATATCGAAAAAAACCTTGACCCTACAATCGAGACAACCCTACAGAAAATCATCACTATATTAGCGAATAATGATACCATCAAAGGCTATTCTAAGGAAACTATAAATGGTGATAACGAACTACATTCCATAGTAAGATTACATAACAATAAGGGTTTACCTAAAACAAAAAAGCAATTTTTAGAGAAAATTGCTAAGAAGCTAAGGGATTTTTCTTTAGGAATAGTAAATAAATTGAATAAGAGAAAGGAAACACCATTGTATGTAGCACTTGAAACAAATAATTCAGCAATGGCTACCATCTTACTTCCATATACTGATCTTACTATACAAGATATAAATGGCAATACCCCACTGCACTTAATGGAAAATCATCCAGAAATATTCGAATATTTTGAGAGCCAAATAGAAAAAGGCCGAATTAAGTACAGTGACATAAAAAAATCATTTTTTTATATAAAAAAACAAAAAAAACCTAACTGCTTTTGGTAGTATTTTGAATACAAGCAAGGTTCTCTCTCGCAACGATCCTAAGTTGTTAAATCGATACAAAGACTGTATTCTCAAATTATTCAAATACGGTTCAGTACCTACAATGGATTACCTCAGCCAGTCTGCGGATATAGAGCTAATAGAACCAACTAAAGCATTAAATCAAGAAGAATGTGCTATATGTTTCGAGAATTTATATCCTTCAAAGAAGGTATTAGTAAGAACCAAAGTCTGTATCGACAGCCACTATTTTCATAAACACTGTTTCAACAGAGCTTATAACGAGTATATGAAAAATCCAGAACAAAATCAAAAGAGACCACGCTGCCTTATATGTCAACGTAATATTCGAATTACATTAGGGCCTTCATAAGTAGGTAATGCATCAATATACTTCTATTTTAAGGAGCATCGCTTTACTTCAACGAACGTTATTACCCTTATAACTAAATCCTATTTTTAATAGTTAATGGGAAGCATTTAACGTTTAAAGCAGATTAGCAAGACAAAAACGGCTTTCTGATCAGCTTGATCGGGCAAGTGCGTTGTAACAACCTATCACACCCCTTTGTTTCTTGATTCTTCGAGATGGCCAACACCATTAACGGTAAAGTATTGACGAGGCATCACCTTAAAGTGGTGTTGCGCATCGCGTTGATGGACTTCAACAATAGCCTGGGTAATATTGAGCTTTTTTTCATCATATGCTAGATCTATAAGTACTTTTTTATGACATAGATCATATGGAAGGCTATAATCCTTGCTATATATCTGCGCCAGCGCATCTAAAGCTGGTTGGTCTACTTTTAACTCAAAAATATAGATAGTTTTCGTATCATTATATTGGTCTTCCATAACGATATCTGTACGGCCTATGCCACTATCACTTTCAGCGCTGGCCCAGGTATCATATGTGGTATGAAAAGCACCATTCAGAAAAGAATACAAAGCCCCATGAAAACTCTTTTCTGTTCTATCTAGAATAACGATAACCTGCTTTGGCCAAACAACCACTGCGAATCCGGTTCAAGAAAGCAGACCAGTTGTTAGTTCTTAAATCATCTAGGATAGATGCGCTATATGTTCTTCCTACTTCTTGTTGTTTTTGAGCTATAAAATCAGCCAATATAAGCTTTAAAGCAGACTTCACTTCCTGATTAGGGAATTTTAAATAGTAGGTCAGGTGATTTGTACTCTGGGATCCGTTTAGATCCATCGTAAGGTAACCCGTTTGGTACATTAAAGGCAGTAAAGGCATTTCATGCAGCGAAGGATGGACGAGTTTGAATTTTTCTTTGTCAATTGGAAAACTATCTTTATCCCAATCCCTATTAAACCTATCGATATTTTGTTGCATCTGTTTCAATAGGATAGTAGGGCTACCCGAGTTAAACCAGGAATTATCAAAATCTTTTATATAAAAAAATCTCAATATAGCATCTGGATTATAAACGCTTATCATTTTATCAGCTGTAAAACAATAACCATTATAGTAATCCTTTAACGCTTGTTTTAATGCAATAAGTGTGTACTTTTCCTCCTGCGGTTTTTTTCTGTTCAGTTTTTCAAGTACTGGATTCACAATTGTGTCCTTGCTAAGGAATAGATGATCGATATCCCATTCTGTATAGCCCAACATTTCCGCATAATCCTCATGGAATGATATATCATTGGCTGAATTCGCCCCTGAGGTAAGACCAGATAAGTGAAATTTAGTGACACCCGTTACAAAAATAAATTTACAGTCCTTCTGGCGACTTTTTAAAACTTTGAAAAACGAACTGAGCACAGCAAGCACCTCTTCATACTGCTCTTTTTTACAAGAAATTAACGGGCTATCATATTCATCAATCAAAATAATGGGCTGTGGTTCATAGCCGTCGCCTAGTTTTTTTAATGCGTTAATCAACTTTCCTAGTGTCCCCTCTAGTGTTGGCTCACCTATAATAGGATCTATCGCACTTCTATCTATAGTATAGCACTCAGCAAGGGTATACAATATATCTATCAAGTTGTTTTGTAGTTTTTCCGGATTATCCTTAACTAGCTCCGAAAAATTTAACCAAATAACTGGATATTTTTTCCAACTATAGGTTTGATCTGCATCAATAGCACATCTTTTAAATAACGCTTTATTCCCTTTGGCTATTTGATCTATGGTATCTAGAAGTAGCGATTTGCCAAATCTACGTGGCCTTGTAAAGAAATAATATATTCCATTCGTCTTAAAGAGTTTGGCGATATAGGCCGTTTTATCTGCATACAACTCTTGCGCGATCATCTCTTTGACATCAGCACTACCAACAGGAATGTAGCCATCTGCTATAGCACTTTCCATCTGGTTCCCTATGCC encodes:
- a CDS encoding PD-(D/E)XK nuclease domain-containing protein — translated: MVVWPKQVIVILDRTEKSFHGALYSFLNGAFHTTYDTWASAESDSGIGRTDIVMEDQYNDTKTIYIFELKVDQPALDALAQIYSKDYSLPYDLCHKKVLIDLAYDEKKLNITQAIVEVHQRDAQHHFKVMPRQYFTVNGVGHLEESRNKGV
- a CDS encoding AAA family ATPase, with amino-acid sequence MAHKTEDNGIGNQMESAIADGYIPVGSADVKEMIAQELYADKTAYIAKLFKTNGIYYFFTRPRRFGKSLLLDTIDQIAKGNKALFKRCAIDADQTYSWKKYPVIWLNFSELVKDNPEKLQNNLIDILYTLAECYTIDRSAIDPIIGEPTLEGTLGKLINALKKLGDGYEPQPIILIDEYDSPLISCKKEQYEEVLAVLSSFFKVLKSRQKDCKFIFVTGVTKFHLSGLTSGANSANDISFHEDYAEMLGYTEWDIDHLFLSKDTIVNPVLEKLNRKKPQEEKYTLIALKQALKDYYNGYCFTADKMISVYNPDAILRFFYIKDFDNSWFNSGSPTILLKQMQQNIDRFNRDWDKDSFPIDKEKFKLVHPSLHEMPLLPLMYQTGYLTMDLNGSQSTNHLTYYLKFPNQEVKSALKLILADFIAQKQQEVGRTYSASILDDLRTNNWSAFLNRIRSGCLAKAGYRYSR
- a CDS encoding ankyrin repeat domain-containing protein gives rise to the protein MKHGLRDGQYGCQEQTGIQGGQKDKFDNNPVAFKKYEHPKLHLACWKGDLSRVKKLCKDANFIKRHLNSHNSLRYSLGYTPLQVAVILGHWKIVNCLLEQKDINVNASVQSQSENLIPITALHLAVYNLMSQAFKWEKHMKIHEMLLDYYSTQADRITSSLFINSNNIFHQLLDKIDKINLEKFQLLYNSKNQHIKQLLNLRNSQGLTPRGLAIKGYIEKNLDPTIETTLQKIITILANNDTIKGYSKETINGDNELHSIVRLHNNKGLPKTKKQFLEKIAKKLRDFSLGIVNKLNKRKETPLYVALETNNSAMATILLPYTDLTIQDINGNTPLHLMENHPEIFEYFESQIEKGRIKYSDIKKSFFYIKKQKKPNCFW